A genomic window from Algoriphagus sp. Y33 includes:
- a CDS encoding DUF4202 domain-containing protein, whose protein sequence is MNRLQKAISLIDQVNGEDPTKEEISGKEIAKELLYSMRMTDKLNQFAPESPEAMQLAVRAQHIGRWKIPRSDYPMDRVGYLRWREELKKMHADMAGEILQEAGYDEETIEKTKFLIRKKQLKTDPDTQTMEDVICLVFLEYYFEEFAAKHESAKIIDILQKTWAKMSEKGHRAALQLPFSPSSLQLVKEAIT, encoded by the coding sequence ATGAACAGACTCCAGAAAGCAATCTCGTTGATCGATCAGGTCAACGGGGAAGACCCCACCAAAGAAGAAATATCAGGAAAAGAGATTGCAAAAGAACTGTTGTACTCTATGCGTATGACAGACAAACTCAACCAATTTGCCCCCGAATCACCGGAAGCTATGCAGCTCGCCGTCAGGGCACAGCATATCGGAAGATGGAAGATACCGAGATCAGACTATCCAATGGATAGAGTCGGGTATCTCCGGTGGAGGGAGGAACTGAAAAAGATGCATGCCGATATGGCCGGAGAGATTCTCCAAGAGGCGGGGTACGATGAGGAGACGATAGAAAAGACAAAATTCCTGATCAGAAAGAAGCAGCTGAAAACTGATCCGGACACCCAAACCATGGAAGATGTGATTTGTCTGGTTTTCCTGGAATATTATTTCGAAGAATTCGCCGCCAAACATGAGTCCGCCAAAATCATCGATATCCTTCAAAAAACCTGGGCTAAAATGTCAGAGAAAGGACACCGGGCCGCTTTACAGTTACCATTTTCACCTTCAAGCCTTCAATTAGTCAAAGAAGCCATCACCTAA
- a CDS encoding response regulator transcription factor, translating into MNPIKIVLADDHELVRDGIKSLLESEKEFQVIDEASDGIEALEVIALQNPDLLIVDIRMPRMNGLEVVKEMSKRFPHVKKLVLSMHDSEEYVVEAIQAGADGYLLKGSSKSEFLKALHTISVGGKFFAGDVSAYIINNFVNGKAKTPSRSDAIPEELANLTNREKQILELILEGKGNNEIADTLEISKRTAEVHRFNLMKKMNVKNLVELTTKSRELNLI; encoded by the coding sequence ATGAACCCAATCAAAATAGTTTTAGCAGATGATCACGAACTTGTACGGGACGGAATCAAGTCTTTGCTGGAAAGTGAAAAGGAATTCCAAGTAATTGATGAAGCATCGGACGGCATAGAAGCACTGGAAGTAATCGCACTACAGAACCCGGATTTACTGATTGTGGATATCCGCATGCCGCGAATGAACGGACTGGAAGTGGTGAAGGAGATGAGCAAACGCTTCCCTCACGTCAAGAAACTTGTCCTTTCCATGCACGACTCGGAGGAGTACGTAGTAGAGGCTATTCAGGCAGGAGCTGATGGATACTTGCTCAAAGGATCTTCTAAAAGTGAGTTTTTGAAGGCCTTACACACGATTTCTGTCGGCGGTAAGTTTTTTGCCGGAGATGTATCCGCCTATATCATTAATAACTTCGTCAACGGAAAAGCCAAAACCCCTTCCAGATCTGATGCAATTCCGGAGGAATTGGCAAACCTGACCAATAGGGAAAAACAGATTCTTGAATTGATTCTAGAAGGGAAAGGGAATAATGAAATCGCTGATACACTGGAAATCAGTAAAAGAACGGCAGAGGTACACCGGTTTAATTTGATGAAAAAGATGAATGTCAAGAATCTTGTGGAGCTGACTACAAAATCCAGAGAATTAAACCTGATCTAA
- a CDS encoding MFS transporter, translating into MKPLLTHKATRLNLLDFKAVPIRTFWITSIAFFICFFAWFGIVPFMPDVVKDLGLTPAQKWNATVLAVAGTIFARLLIGKLCDKYGPRLCYTWLLILGSIPVIASGLVQTPMQFYICRLLTGFIGASFVITQVHTSLMFASNVVGTANATSAGWGNLGGGANRLGMPIIAAIVIGLGVAEADAWRYAMVIAGIVCFAMGLVYYFFTKDTPEGNFKELEARGIKIPSTKKDKVGFGEAVKDYRVWLLFIVYAACFGIELTVYGTMDDYLQNTFQLERITAGNIVLSFALMNIFARTLGGFFGDKFGKTKGLKGRVWFLAAILIAEGLTLSLFSLATSLAVGFVLLVAFSLTVQMAEGATFSVVPFVNRKAIGSISGIVGAGGNFGAFLAALFLSSKSAIAEKTALIASEGLGSEAATAAQSAAAAGAVSTGYLVIGGLIVVSGMVALAIRFSTEDEKVAEVELNKLQPELMRIDN; encoded by the coding sequence ATGAAACCACTACTTACACACAAGGCAACACGATTGAACCTCCTGGATTTTAAAGCTGTCCCAATCCGCACCTTTTGGATCACTTCTATCGCATTCTTTATTTGTTTTTTCGCATGGTTCGGTATCGTTCCCTTCATGCCGGATGTGGTCAAAGACCTGGGCCTTACTCCGGCGCAAAAGTGGAACGCAACAGTTCTTGCCGTAGCGGGAACAATTTTTGCCAGATTATTGATCGGTAAACTATGCGATAAGTATGGACCGAGACTGTGCTATACTTGGCTTTTGATCTTAGGATCCATCCCCGTAATAGCAAGCGGTCTGGTTCAGACACCGATGCAGTTTTACATTTGCCGCCTATTGACCGGATTTATCGGGGCATCCTTTGTGATCACTCAGGTACATACCTCCCTTATGTTTGCTTCCAATGTAGTGGGCACTGCCAATGCAACTTCAGCAGGCTGGGGAAATCTAGGTGGTGGAGCAAACAGACTTGGAATGCCTATCATTGCTGCGATAGTCATAGGGCTGGGGGTAGCGGAGGCTGATGCGTGGAGGTATGCTATGGTAATTGCCGGCATAGTCTGCTTTGCCATGGGATTGGTCTATTACTTTTTTACAAAGGATACTCCTGAGGGCAACTTCAAAGAATTAGAAGCAAGAGGAATAAAAATCCCCAGCACCAAGAAGGACAAAGTCGGTTTTGGGGAGGCAGTGAAAGACTACCGTGTTTGGTTACTTTTTATTGTTTACGCCGCCTGCTTTGGGATTGAGCTGACTGTGTATGGCACCATGGATGACTATCTTCAAAATACCTTTCAGCTAGAGCGGATCACTGCCGGAAATATTGTGCTTTCGTTTGCCCTAATGAATATTTTCGCCAGAACACTGGGAGGATTTTTCGGTGACAAATTCGGAAAAACAAAAGGACTGAAAGGAAGAGTTTGGTTTTTGGCAGCCATCTTAATTGCCGAGGGTCTGACACTAAGCCTGTTTTCTCTAGCCACGAGCTTGGCAGTAGGTTTTGTGCTTTTGGTTGCCTTCAGCCTCACCGTGCAGATGGCAGAGGGAGCGACATTCTCTGTAGTCCCTTTTGTAAATAGAAAGGCAATTGGCTCCATTTCGGGAATTGTGGGTGCCGGCGGGAATTTCGGAGCTTTTTTGGCAGCACTGTTCCTAAGTTCCAAATCAGCGATAGCAGAGAAAACCGCACTTATCGCAAGTGAAGGCTTGGGGTCTGAAGCTGCTACAGCAGCCCAATCAGCCGCCGCGGCAGGAGCCGTGTCAACCGGCTATTTGGTCATTGGCGGCTTAATCGTCGTATCCGGCATGGTCGCCCTAGCCATCCGATTCAGCACCGAAGATGAGAAAGTAGCAGAAGTGGAATTAAACAAGCTGCAGCCTGAATTAATGAGAATAGATAATTAA
- a CDS encoding ATP-binding protein, which yields MTGTPRSLDQDTFNRLRRLYIIALGAIAISLIASQILIRKHLNDQENDSRLVNVAGRQRMLSQKLNKEVLLLPHSHSPETSHVLTDSIQSTLSRWKNAHQLLQLGDEEQDFIVDNSPEIKQMFEKINPEFEKVVTAAQNFLFLKSDNVQDSIAIAEQLRIIETNANNFLIKMDGIVNQYDHEAKDKVSNLQRVELLITLFTLLVLVGEFLIIFWPSAKAMKASIHELLAAEKKAIQMAKNADILSQSKEKSVRELQALSKAMDQILLFARITPEGYITHIGERFSRLYKTQKFNVNAKISDLLSPLENERLTIDRIVAENKKAGWEGELKTTSQTGEDIWLDVSMIPFNSSEDKSELILICLDITKRKEFMHQVEQLTKESFEEKMHQQKVISRQIIENQENEQNRIAKDIHDGIGQMLTGLKYLLESVDSSDPEKAEVKIIKLKELTSNIIKGVRTATFNLTPPELKDYGIVPALTELTQELSKLTGKKIVLFNKSEFSQRLDSLVEINLYRITQEAINNAIKYADSSHIIVTVSHSQNILSIIVDDNGRGFDQSKLKSKPDEEGGMGLTFMKERVKYINGRLFINSSPNEGTKVTLNVPLA from the coding sequence ATGACCGGTACACCGCGATCGCTGGATCAAGATACTTTTAATCGTCTCCGAAGACTTTATATTATTGCGTTGGGAGCCATTGCCATCTCCTTGATCGCAAGCCAGATTCTCATCAGAAAACACCTGAATGATCAGGAAAACGACAGCCGTCTAGTCAATGTAGCCGGCCGGCAGCGAATGCTGAGTCAGAAACTGAACAAGGAAGTGCTCTTGCTGCCACACAGTCACTCTCCCGAAACTTCACACGTGCTGACAGACTCGATACAAAGCACCTTGAGCCGCTGGAAAAATGCCCATCAACTTTTACAACTGGGCGATGAAGAGCAGGATTTCATCGTAGACAACAGTCCGGAAATCAAGCAAATGTTTGAGAAAATCAATCCGGAATTCGAGAAAGTAGTCACTGCTGCACAAAATTTTCTTTTTCTCAAATCAGACAATGTTCAGGATTCAATAGCCATTGCGGAGCAATTACGGATTATTGAAACCAATGCAAATAATTTTCTGATCAAAATGGATGGGATCGTAAATCAATACGATCACGAAGCCAAGGATAAAGTGTCCAACCTACAGCGGGTGGAGTTGCTCATCACACTTTTCACACTGCTGGTTCTGGTGGGTGAGTTTCTGATTATCTTTTGGCCTTCGGCCAAAGCCATGAAAGCCAGTATCCACGAATTGTTGGCTGCAGAAAAAAAAGCTATCCAAATGGCCAAGAATGCGGATATTCTCAGTCAATCTAAAGAAAAATCGGTCAGGGAGCTACAAGCCCTTAGCAAAGCCATGGATCAGATCCTTCTTTTTGCCCGAATCACACCCGAAGGATACATCACCCACATAGGTGAGCGCTTCAGCAGACTTTATAAGACACAGAAATTCAACGTCAATGCCAAGATATCGGATCTGCTCTCCCCTTTGGAAAATGAACGGCTCACTATAGACCGCATCGTTGCCGAAAATAAAAAAGCAGGCTGGGAAGGCGAATTAAAAACCACCTCCCAAACCGGCGAAGACATCTGGCTGGATGTGTCCATGATTCCATTTAATTCTTCTGAGGACAAGTCTGAATTGATTTTGATTTGTCTGGATATCACCAAGCGCAAGGAGTTTATGCATCAGGTGGAGCAGCTGACCAAGGAGAGTTTTGAGGAAAAAATGCATCAGCAGAAGGTGATTTCGAGACAAATCATCGAGAATCAGGAAAATGAGCAAAACCGGATAGCAAAGGACATCCATGACGGAATCGGTCAAATGCTCACCGGATTGAAATACCTGCTGGAAAGCGTGGACTCTTCTGACCCCGAGAAAGCCGAGGTGAAGATCATCAAACTCAAAGAACTTACTTCTAATATTATCAAAGGGGTAAGAACAGCAACGTTCAATCTCACCCCTCCGGAATTGAAAGACTATGGGATTGTGCCGGCGCTTACGGAACTGACACAGGAACTCTCCAAGCTTACAGGGAAGAAGATTGTTCTTTTCAATAAATCAGAATTCTCCCAGCGACTGGATTCTCTGGTAGAGATCAACCTCTACCGTATCACACAGGAAGCAATCAACAATGCGATTAAATACGCAGATTCCTCCCACATCATCGTCACGGTCTCGCACAGTCAGAATATTCTCAGCATCATTGTGGATGACAACGGAAGGGGATTTGATCAATCAAAGCTAAAATCCAAACCTGATGAGGAAGGCGGAATGGGGCTTACCTTTATGAAAGAAAGGGTGAAATACATCAATGGCCGGTTATTCATCAATTCTTCTCCTAATGAAGGCACCAAGGTCACTCTCAACGTACCTTTAGCTTAG
- a CDS encoding nucleoside-diphosphate kinase, with translation MATNRTFTMIKPDAFADGNSGAILKMIEEAGFKIVAMKATRLTKEIAGKFYEVHSERPFYADLCAYMSSGPIIAAILEKENAVEDFRKLIGATNPADAGEGTIRKIFAKSIEANAVHGSDSDENAAIEGSFYFSQIERVG, from the coding sequence ATGGCAACTAACAGAACATTCACTATGATCAAACCTGATGCTTTCGCAGATGGAAACTCAGGAGCAATTTTGAAAATGATCGAAGAAGCAGGCTTCAAAATCGTGGCCATGAAGGCAACCCGATTGACAAAAGAGATCGCAGGCAAATTCTACGAAGTTCACTCAGAAAGACCATTCTACGCTGATCTTTGCGCATATATGTCTTCCGGACCTATCATCGCAGCTATCCTGGAGAAAGAAAATGCAGTGGAAGATTTCAGAAAATTGATAGGTGCTACCAACCCGGCTGATGCAGGTGAGGGAACTATCCGTAAGATCTTCGCCAAGTCTATAGAAGCTAATGCCGTACACGGTTCTGACTCTGACGAAAATGCCGCTATCGAAGGATCTTTCTACTTCTCCCAGATCGAAAGAGTAGGTTAA
- the nirD gene encoding nitrite reductase small subunit NirD produces MEELLKNYQSVAEQHAINWIKVGQTDDFPENAGACVKYNARQIAVFHFTRTNSWYACQNLCPHKMEMVLSRGMTGDAKGIPKVACPLHKKTFSLEDGSNLNGEEYSIATYPVRIQEGNVYIGFAD; encoded by the coding sequence ATGGAAGAACTATTAAAAAACTATCAATCCGTAGCAGAGCAGCACGCCATCAACTGGATCAAAGTAGGTCAGACAGATGACTTTCCCGAGAATGCCGGAGCCTGCGTGAAATACAATGCCAGGCAAATTGCCGTTTTCCATTTCACCAGAACCAACTCTTGGTATGCCTGCCAGAACCTGTGTCCACATAAGATGGAAATGGTGCTTTCCCGTGGCATGACAGGTGATGCGAAAGGGATCCCAAAAGTGGCCTGTCCGCTTCATAAGAAGACCTTTTCACTGGAAGATGGCAGCAATTTGAATGGAGAAGAGTATAGTATTGCAACCTATCCGGTCAGGATTCAGGAGGGAAATGTATATATTGGATTCGCAGATTAA
- the nirB gene encoding nitrite reductase large subunit NirB, translated as MKKVIVIGNGMVGYKFCEKLAAHPLRDQFKVVVFGEESRPAYDRVHLSEYFSLDSADKLLLAPRNWYAENNITLRTGEMITSIEVETKRVFTHKHDYFEYDYLVLATGSSCFVPNIKGVDKPGVFIYRTIEDLDAIKDYAQKLKLEGKFKASVLGGGLLGLEAANAAKELGLQTDVIEFAPRLMPRQLDKAASDMLQNKIESLGMNIHLGKNSKEITGEEGVEKIEFTDETSLQTDMLIISAGIRPRDELAVKCGLKTGERGGVYVNNKMETSDPAIYAIGEVALYNNGIYGLVAPGYEMAGVAVDQITGGEKLMSPSIDMSTQLKLVGTEVASFGDPFIENEEITAIVYENKQRGVYKRINIAKDGSKLLGGIMVGDSSDYNTLFQLYINAMKLPENPEDLILGSRGGENKSALGSVLDLPDTAQICSCEAVSKGTICDSITSGICCTFSDVVKQTKASGSCGGCKPMVTDLVTATLKSMGQEVKETICEHFEYSRQEMYDLVKLHNIMDFDEALDRHGKGHGCETCKPVLASIFASIYMETANRQAPIQDSNDRFLANIQRNGTYSVVPRVPGGEITPEKLMVLGQVAKKYDLYTKITGGQRIDLFGAQLHELPMIWKELIDAGFESGHAYGKSLRTVKSCVGSTWCRFGLHDSVSFAIRIEERYKGLRSPHKLKGGVSGCIRECAEARGKDFGVIAVEGGWNLFVCGNGGATPKHAILLAEKLDDETCIKYLDRFLVYYIRTAAPLQRTAPWLEKLEGGIEYLKKVVVEDSLGIAEELEVEMEELVQRYACEWKEAIEDPQMMKRFKPFVNSDEPDDNLVFVPMREQKMPRPW; from the coding sequence ATGAAAAAAGTTATTGTCATAGGAAATGGAATGGTGGGGTACAAGTTTTGCGAAAAACTGGCCGCCCACCCACTTCGCGATCAATTTAAAGTTGTAGTATTCGGGGAAGAGTCCAGGCCGGCTTATGATCGTGTCCACCTAAGCGAATACTTCTCACTGGATTCGGCGGATAAGCTGCTTTTAGCGCCCCGTAACTGGTATGCTGAGAATAACATCACGCTACGTACAGGAGAAATGATCACTTCTATTGAGGTGGAAACCAAGCGTGTCTTTACACATAAGCACGACTATTTCGAATATGACTATCTAGTTCTGGCTACCGGCTCTTCCTGCTTTGTCCCGAATATCAAAGGAGTGGACAAGCCCGGTGTATTCATATACAGAACCATAGAAGATCTCGATGCAATCAAGGATTATGCGCAAAAACTCAAGCTTGAAGGAAAATTCAAAGCATCTGTACTTGGAGGAGGTCTTCTTGGTCTGGAAGCGGCAAATGCGGCCAAAGAACTCGGACTTCAAACCGATGTAATCGAATTTGCCCCGCGTCTGATGCCGCGTCAATTGGACAAAGCCGCCAGTGACATGCTTCAGAACAAGATAGAGAGCCTTGGCATGAACATTCACCTGGGCAAAAACTCCAAAGAAATCACAGGGGAAGAAGGTGTCGAAAAAATAGAATTTACAGACGAAACTTCCCTCCAAACCGACATGCTGATTATTTCCGCAGGTATACGTCCCAGAGACGAATTGGCGGTGAAATGTGGCCTGAAAACAGGTGAAAGGGGCGGAGTATATGTGAATAATAAAATGGAAACTTCCGATCCGGCCATTTATGCCATCGGAGAAGTAGCACTTTATAATAATGGGATCTACGGACTGGTAGCTCCGGGATATGAGATGGCGGGAGTGGCTGTAGATCAAATTACGGGAGGCGAAAAGCTGATGAGCCCTTCCATCGATATGTCCACGCAACTCAAATTGGTGGGCACGGAAGTAGCTTCCTTCGGCGATCCTTTCATCGAAAATGAAGAAATCACCGCAATCGTCTATGAAAACAAGCAGCGCGGAGTCTACAAGAGAATCAACATCGCCAAAGACGGTTCTAAGTTACTCGGCGGAATCATGGTCGGTGACTCCTCGGATTACAATACACTTTTCCAGTTGTACATCAATGCGATGAAACTTCCCGAGAATCCTGAAGACCTGATCTTGGGTTCCAGAGGGGGCGAAAACAAAAGCGCATTGGGCTCAGTGCTCGACTTGCCTGACACCGCGCAGATCTGTTCTTGCGAGGCAGTGAGTAAAGGGACGATCTGTGACTCGATCACCAGCGGTATCTGCTGTACTTTTTCAGATGTAGTAAAGCAAACAAAAGCTTCCGGCTCCTGTGGTGGATGTAAGCCCATGGTGACGGACCTGGTTACGGCTACGCTGAAATCCATGGGACAGGAAGTGAAAGAAACGATCTGTGAGCACTTCGAATATAGCCGCCAGGAAATGTACGATTTGGTAAAGCTTCACAACATTATGGATTTTGACGAAGCGCTGGACCGACATGGCAAAGGCCATGGTTGCGAAACTTGCAAGCCGGTGTTGGCTTCTATTTTCGCCAGTATCTACATGGAAACCGCCAATCGTCAGGCTCCAATACAGGATTCGAATGACCGCTTTCTTGCAAATATCCAGAGAAACGGTACTTACTCTGTAGTTCCAAGGGTGCCGGGAGGGGAAATCACACCGGAGAAGCTAATGGTACTCGGACAAGTGGCAAAGAAATACGATCTGTACACCAAAATCACCGGAGGTCAGCGAATTGACCTCTTCGGTGCCCAGCTTCATGAGCTACCGATGATCTGGAAAGAGCTCATCGATGCAGGATTTGAGAGCGGACACGCCTACGGCAAATCACTTAGAACAGTAAAAAGCTGTGTAGGATCTACCTGGTGCCGGTTCGGTTTGCATGACAGCGTGAGCTTTGCCATCAGAATCGAAGAGCGCTACAAAGGGTTACGTTCTCCCCACAAACTAAAAGGCGGTGTCTCCGGCTGTATCCGCGAATGTGCTGAAGCCCGTGGAAAGGATTTTGGGGTCATCGCAGTAGAAGGGGGCTGGAATCTCTTCGTCTGTGGTAATGGAGGAGCTACGCCGAAGCACGCTATTCTTCTTGCCGAAAAACTAGACGACGAAACCTGCATCAAATATCTCGACAGATTCTTGGTCTACTACATCAGAACAGCCGCTCCGTTGCAGCGTACTGCGCCATGGCTGGAAAAGCTGGAAGGCGGAATAGAGTACTTGAAAAAAGTAGTCGTGGAAGATAGTCTGGGAATAGCCGAAGAATTGGAAGTAGAAATGGAAGAACTGGTACAGCGCTATGCCTGTGAATGGAAGGAAGCCATCGAAGATCCACAAATGATGAAAAGATTCAAGCCCTTTGTCAACTCCGACGAGCCAGACGACAACTTGGTCTTTGTGCCAATGAGAGAACAAAAGATGCCTAGACCTTGGTAA